One Candidatus Dormiibacterota bacterium genomic region harbors:
- a CDS encoding transcription antitermination factor NusB — RSRGEPVNARETALHVVRDVFPAVAGSERGAQDAMEYRSRKAQLDARDRAFATELAYGAIKMRRTLDFYLEPFIGERPQPPPPAIHEILRLALYELVFTRADEHATVFEFVNLAKKYGHRGVANLVNAVLRGFLRDRPPAPTRASFESEDEYFGVAYSLPTWLVKQWRAVFGDAMLESICAAVNDPARSAITANPLLISRDALVAHLIESGIAAEPSPYVGESVLLSDASYAARNEAQAQGRWWTQSESSAMPAAILHPHPAEAVLDVCSGRGNKALQLGSRLAGDGTLLCVERDQRKAVVLERRLEIAGIAAGVVVGDATGPILGASQRFDRILLDAPCSGTGVVGRHPEARWKKQLGDGERLAHTQRALLDACSSHAFEGGALVYAVCSTDPRETTEVVNAFLERHHFERGLIPGVFEPFLSGLGDVVVPPGVGGRDGFYIARLERAS; from the coding sequence CGCGATCGCGCGGTGAGCCAGTGAACGCGCGCGAGACGGCCCTGCACGTCGTCCGCGACGTCTTTCCGGCGGTTGCCGGGAGCGAGCGCGGAGCCCAGGATGCGATGGAGTATCGTTCGCGCAAGGCGCAGCTCGATGCGCGCGATCGTGCGTTTGCGACGGAGCTCGCATACGGCGCCATCAAAATGCGGCGAACGCTCGATTTCTACTTGGAGCCCTTTATCGGCGAGCGGCCGCAGCCGCCGCCGCCGGCGATCCACGAGATTCTGCGCTTGGCCCTGTACGAGTTGGTCTTTACCCGCGCCGACGAGCATGCGACGGTTTTTGAATTCGTCAACCTCGCCAAAAAATACGGGCATCGCGGGGTGGCAAATCTCGTCAACGCGGTGCTGCGCGGATTCCTGCGTGACAGGCCGCCCGCGCCCACGCGTGCGTCGTTCGAATCCGAGGATGAGTACTTCGGCGTCGCGTATTCGCTACCGACGTGGCTCGTCAAGCAGTGGCGAGCGGTCTTCGGCGATGCGATGCTCGAATCGATTTGCGCCGCCGTGAACGATCCGGCTCGCAGCGCGATCACCGCGAATCCGCTGCTGATCTCGCGAGACGCGCTGGTGGCGCATCTGATCGAAAGCGGGATTGCGGCCGAGCCGTCGCCCTACGTCGGGGAATCCGTGCTGCTGAGCGATGCGTCGTATGCAGCGCGCAACGAGGCGCAGGCCCAGGGCCGCTGGTGGACGCAGTCCGAGAGCTCGGCCATGCCCGCGGCAATTCTCCATCCGCACCCGGCGGAAGCGGTACTCGACGTGTGTAGCGGCCGCGGCAACAAGGCTCTGCAACTCGGCAGCCGGCTTGCCGGGGACGGCACGCTGCTCTGCGTGGAGCGCGATCAACGCAAGGCCGTCGTGCTGGAGCGCCGGCTTGAGATCGCCGGGATCGCTGCCGGCGTCGTCGTCGGCGACGCGACCGGGCCGATCCTGGGTGCGAGCCAGCGCTTCGACCGCATCCTTTTGGATGCGCCGTGCTCCGGGACCGGCGTGGTCGGACGCCACCCCGAGGCGCGTTGGAAGAAGCAGCTCGGCGATGGCGAACGGCTAGCCCATACCCAGCGCGCCCTCCTCGATGCCTGCTCGTCGCATGCGTTCGAGGGAGGTGCATTGGTCTATGCGGTCTGCTCCACGGATCCGCGTGAAACCACCGAGGTGGTGAACGCATTTCTGGAGCGTCACCACTTCGAGCGCGGACTGATTCCGGGTGTTTTCGAACCGTTTCTGTCGGGCCTGGGCGACGTTGTCGTTCCGCCCGGCGTAGGCGGCCGCGACGGATTCTACATCGCACGTTTGGAGCGAGCGTCATAG
- a CDS encoding FhaA domain-containing protein: MSWFARIEQACAAFIERTFAKSFPSDLDPAQVARKLVSTMEARTRGDEGHLLAPGSYIVYVHPEDFERLADHRAYLEREWAELLRDMAARVGVYFYDGGPKVSMEGRASVPVGSVDVIVASDVTTAIKQPSPRGESRRFHLRMLKGVPAYGVYLIEGRANVGRSDDSDIFLVDPSVSRTHAIVEMEGDTPIVRDLESTNGTFVNGERVGKRRLMPGDVLGFGNTQMRLETLGE; this comes from the coding sequence ATGAGTTGGTTTGCGCGGATCGAGCAGGCGTGCGCCGCCTTCATCGAGCGCACGTTTGCGAAGTCTTTTCCGAGCGACCTCGATCCGGCACAAGTGGCTCGGAAGCTGGTATCGACGATGGAGGCTCGCACGCGCGGCGACGAAGGGCACTTGCTCGCTCCCGGGTCGTACATCGTCTACGTGCACCCGGAAGATTTCGAGCGGCTAGCCGACCATCGAGCCTACCTCGAGCGGGAATGGGCCGAATTGCTGCGAGACATGGCCGCGCGAGTGGGCGTCTATTTCTACGACGGCGGCCCCAAGGTATCGATGGAGGGGCGCGCGAGCGTCCCGGTGGGTTCGGTCGACGTCATCGTGGCGAGCGATGTGACGACCGCGATCAAGCAACCATCACCCCGAGGAGAGTCGCGGCGCTTTCACCTGCGGATGCTCAAAGGTGTTCCGGCGTACGGCGTCTATTTGATCGAGGGGAGGGCGAACGTGGGAAGAAGCGACGACAGCGATATCTTCTTGGTCGATCCGAGCGTCTCTCGAACGCATGCGATCGTAGAGATGGAGGGCGACACGCCGATCGTTCGCGATCTCGAATCGACGAACGGAACCTTCGTGAACGGCGAGCGCGTGGGCAAACGTCGCTTGATGCCGGGCGACGTCCTCGGCTTCGGCAACACGCAGATGCGCTTGGAGACGCTGGGCGAGTGA
- a CDS encoding FHA domain-containing protein, translated as MNFAAQMRIGSLEISAALMAVAAIAVIPRRRIASEIGAIAPMRVRFRAIEFGTPRSLEAVCPIVVGRSPEAGLVLADSEVSRRHARFETERGTVFVRDLQSRNGTFLNGRRLHDAIEVRVGDAIDVGTTRLVVEDISPWT; from the coding sequence GTGAACTTCGCGGCGCAGATGCGGATCGGATCGCTTGAGATCTCTGCCGCGTTGATGGCGGTCGCTGCAATTGCGGTGATTCCACGCCGGCGGATCGCTTCGGAGATCGGCGCTATCGCGCCGATGCGGGTGCGCTTTCGCGCCATCGAGTTTGGCACGCCGCGCTCGCTCGAGGCCGTTTGTCCGATCGTGGTTGGACGTAGCCCGGAGGCTGGACTCGTCCTCGCGGATTCTGAGGTGAGCCGGCGGCACGCGCGCTTCGAAACCGAACGAGGAACGGTCTTCGTGCGCGATCTGCAGAGCCGCAACGGAACGTTTCTCAACGGGCGCCGATTGCACGATGCGATCGAAGTGCGCGTCGGCGACGCAATCGACGTCGGCACCACGCGCTTGGTGGTAGAGGATATCTCGCCGTGGACGTAG
- a CDS encoding FtsW/RodA/SpoVE family cell cycle protein, with protein MAALTLVLRRVLPMVVALLVSAVMLHFAPPQTLGSPWLLGALAVLALAWVVLAPMQAKRDDMLPALAIVLCGLGLTLVARVSPQLALKQQWWLLVSLVIAIAVGPACANVRRLASYKYLWVLGSLILFVLLVIFGQEVNGAKLWITIGPVHYEPIELIKLFIVFFLAAYLAETADVIAAARPWSLRANLKYLGPLFIGWGASMAILILQRDLGMAALLLATFATLLYVATRRIDIVVFGMAIFAVAAFWAMHHFPYVQTRVAVWRDPFSSPLGAGYQSSQGYYALSAGGLFGTGYRLGHPGFIPDVATDYIYAAFSEEFGWIGAIIVLTAFLGMVRRMLAVGMEQPDLYAKLLATGLGATLGFQVFIIVGGVIGVFPLTGITLPFISYGGSSLVANFLLVSLVWAMSGRVAARRNA; from the coding sequence GTGGCTGCGCTGACGCTCGTTCTGCGACGCGTCCTGCCGATGGTTGTCGCGCTCCTCGTGAGCGCGGTGATGTTGCACTTCGCTCCGCCGCAGACGCTCGGATCGCCATGGCTGCTGGGAGCGCTCGCGGTGCTGGCCCTCGCCTGGGTCGTCCTGGCGCCGATGCAGGCCAAGCGGGACGATATGCTGCCCGCCCTAGCGATCGTGCTTTGCGGGCTCGGTTTGACGCTCGTTGCGCGCGTTTCACCGCAACTGGCGCTCAAACAGCAATGGTGGCTGCTCGTCTCGCTCGTCATCGCCATAGCGGTGGGACCCGCGTGCGCGAACGTGCGTCGCCTAGCTTCGTACAAGTATCTCTGGGTATTGGGTTCGCTGATTCTCTTCGTGCTGCTGGTGATCTTCGGGCAAGAAGTCAACGGCGCTAAGCTCTGGATCACCATCGGGCCGGTGCACTACGAGCCGATCGAACTCATCAAGCTCTTTATCGTGTTCTTCTTGGCGGCATACTTGGCGGAGACGGCGGACGTGATTGCCGCCGCGCGGCCGTGGTCGTTACGCGCCAATCTCAAATATCTCGGCCCGCTCTTCATCGGGTGGGGCGCCTCGATGGCCATTCTCATCCTGCAGCGCGATCTCGGGATGGCCGCACTGCTGCTCGCGACGTTTGCAACGCTGCTCTACGTTGCGACGCGGCGCATCGATATCGTCGTGTTCGGCATGGCGATCTTCGCGGTTGCCGCGTTCTGGGCGATGCATCACTTTCCGTATGTCCAGACGCGCGTGGCGGTGTGGCGAGATCCGTTTTCGTCGCCGCTGGGCGCGGGGTATCAATCGTCGCAGGGATATTATGCGCTGTCGGCCGGAGGCTTATTCGGCACCGGCTATCGGCTTGGCCACCCCGGGTTTATTCCGGACGTTGCGACCGACTATATCTACGCGGCGTTCTCCGAAGAGTTCGGTTGGATCGGCGCCATCATCGTCCTCACCGCGTTCCTCGGCATGGTTCGCAGGATGCTTGCGGTCGGGATGGAGCAACCCGATTTGTACGCGAAGCTGCTCGCGACAGGGCTCGGCGCGACGCTGGGATTTCAAGTCTTCATCATCGTGGGCGGCGTTATCGGCGTGTTTCCGCTCACCGGCATCACGTTGCCGTTTATTTCGTACGGAGGAAGTTCGCTGGTCGCGAACTTCCTCTTGGTTTCGCTGGTGTGGGCGATGAGCGGCCGCGTCGCGGCACGCAGGAATGCGTAA
- a CDS encoding divergent polysaccharide deacetylase family protein, whose amino-acid sequence MRNWFWSTLIVLALVAIVAGYVSGSGAAHPPPTVARGASHVAPARRPRIREVAVRDLFSRDAVEIGHPLMARVGRRPQRLSIVVGLCGQSVAVESGFLGLGVPLTFDLDPHAAQAAAFAADVRAAGDRLYVHLERPPSASELASLRAQLGQFDGVASRRSAGMAAALTGQTLAFFDERGEADARPFRRDGVPFVQRDMTVDDRAQRSYIAYMLRRAAERSEYEGASVTLMRPTPTSLAALVGFLRDSHTDIVAAR is encoded by the coding sequence ATGCGTAATTGGTTCTGGAGCACCCTGATCGTTCTCGCGCTCGTAGCGATCGTTGCGGGCTATGTAAGCGGTAGCGGCGCCGCTCATCCGCCGCCGACGGTGGCACGCGGCGCGAGCCACGTGGCGCCGGCGCGGCGTCCCCGCATCCGCGAGGTTGCGGTTCGCGATCTGTTCTCGCGCGACGCCGTCGAGATCGGCCATCCGCTGATGGCGCGGGTGGGACGGCGGCCGCAGCGGTTGAGCATCGTGGTCGGCCTGTGCGGGCAGTCGGTTGCGGTCGAGTCGGGCTTCCTCGGATTGGGCGTGCCGCTGACCTTCGATCTCGATCCCCACGCCGCGCAAGCCGCTGCTTTCGCCGCCGACGTCCGCGCGGCCGGAGACCGCCTGTACGTTCACCTGGAGCGTCCGCCGAGCGCGAGCGAATTGGCGTCGTTGCGGGCACAACTAGGACAATTCGACGGCGTTGCTTCGCGCCGCTCCGCGGGGATGGCTGCGGCTCTAACCGGGCAGACGCTGGCTTTCTTCGACGAACGCGGCGAGGCCGACGCACGCCCGTTTCGACGCGACGGCGTCCCCTTCGTGCAGCGGGATATGACCGTCGACGACCGGGCGCAGCGGTCGTATATCGCCTATATGCTGCGCCGGGCCGCCGAGCGTTCCGAATACGAAGGAGCATCGGTGACGTTGATGCGTCCGACGCCCACCTCGCTTGCCGCGCTGGTAGGGTTTTTGCGCGATAGCCACACGGACATCGTCGCCGCGCGCTAG
- a CDS encoding diguanylate cyclase encodes MSWRALMLLCCVLATSAHAEAAAIALPADRQAMSILSQTSVASGALPEAAVLSGRALFEPYRAGALRGSPVDVWMRVRIGPVPAGARWFLRLSVVDRVDAYVPLRSGVYVRQRSGVDIPFVARTVPYTLPTFVITPANSGRLPIYLHLRFHPDQRLTLTLQDAPRFYRASLLRRFMQGVFLGVLLAVLLFNVYAFVALRDATALWYSSFILALALYEIVTTGVGSEYLWPDRGGNARLAVLLTGTLAFATYLLFARAFLLLRRNLPWMDRLIVGLFIVQTLVATAQYALATGRVLVAPLLIVQAALMLSVAAVGIVRWRQGFEAARFFSIAFAPMLIGVAANLYYDAYLPVGALWSWAAYGIETGATLQCVIMTFSVLDRIQTLDRQRHAVELALSNQALRNKELREIALTDPLSGIPNRLAFYDGIREAIERANGTAEMVGVLFIDVDGFKHVNDAYGHSTGDELLRIVARRLTTVIRESDMAARIGGDEFAVLVRSVADVNELEHARERVFAAFLEPIVIDTRSLRVSLSVGIGVYPMDGASVDEVIDAADRSMYEQKQRHAAMAGRAGGLGDYRVLTNSDVLMEGDRSEPIL; translated from the coding sequence GTGTCCTGGCGCGCGTTGATGCTGCTGTGCTGCGTGCTCGCGACCTCGGCTCATGCCGAAGCGGCGGCGATAGCTTTGCCCGCCGATCGCCAGGCGATGTCGATCCTCTCGCAGACATCGGTTGCGAGCGGCGCCTTACCGGAGGCCGCCGTGCTGTCCGGGCGCGCGCTTTTTGAGCCCTATCGGGCCGGTGCGCTACGCGGCTCGCCCGTCGATGTGTGGATGCGGGTACGCATCGGCCCGGTTCCGGCGGGCGCGCGCTGGTTTCTGCGGCTCTCGGTCGTCGATCGCGTCGACGCTTACGTTCCGCTTCGCAGTGGCGTCTACGTGCGCCAGCGCAGCGGCGTCGACATCCCGTTTGTCGCGCGCACGGTTCCTTACACGCTGCCGACATTCGTTATTACGCCCGCCAATTCCGGTCGGCTGCCGATCTATCTGCATCTGCGCTTTCATCCCGACCAACGCTTGACGCTGACGCTGCAGGACGCGCCCCGCTTCTATCGAGCCTCGTTGCTACGTCGCTTCATGCAGGGCGTGTTTCTCGGCGTTCTCTTGGCGGTGTTGCTGTTCAACGTGTACGCGTTCGTCGCGCTTAGAGACGCAACGGCCTTGTGGTATTCGAGTTTTATTCTCGCGCTCGCGCTGTACGAAATCGTCACCACCGGCGTCGGCAGCGAATACCTATGGCCGGACCGCGGCGGCAACGCGCGATTGGCGGTATTGCTCACCGGCACGCTTGCGTTTGCTACGTACCTGCTGTTTGCGCGCGCCTTCCTGCTGCTGCGCCGCAACCTTCCATGGATGGATAGGCTCATCGTCGGGCTTTTCATCGTGCAGACGCTCGTCGCGACCGCTCAATACGCGCTTGCGACGGGAAGGGTGTTGGTCGCACCGTTATTGATCGTGCAAGCCGCGTTGATGTTGAGTGTCGCCGCGGTCGGCATCGTCCGCTGGAGGCAGGGCTTCGAAGCGGCGCGGTTCTTTTCGATCGCGTTCGCCCCGATGTTGATCGGCGTCGCCGCGAATCTGTACTACGACGCCTACCTCCCGGTCGGCGCGCTGTGGTCTTGGGCCGCCTACGGAATCGAAACGGGGGCGACGCTCCAATGCGTCATCATGACCTTTAGCGTGCTCGATCGCATCCAAACGCTCGACCGCCAACGCCATGCAGTCGAACTCGCGCTCTCGAACCAAGCGCTGCGGAACAAGGAGTTGCGAGAGATCGCGCTCACCGATCCGCTTTCCGGTATCCCGAATCGGCTCGCATTCTACGACGGCATTCGCGAGGCGATCGAGCGCGCAAACGGTACCGCCGAGATGGTAGGAGTGCTGTTCATCGACGTCGATGGATTCAAGCACGTCAACGATGCATACGGGCATTCGACCGGCGACGAACTGCTGCGCATCGTCGCTCGGCGCTTGACGACGGTCATTCGCGAGTCGGATATGGCCGCTCGGATCGGCGGCGACGAATTCGCAGTGCTCGTGCGATCGGTTGCGGATGTCAACGAATTAGAACACGCGCGCGAGCGCGTCTTCGCCGCTTTTCTGGAACCTATCGTGATTGATACGCGGAGTTTACGGGTATCGTTGAGCGTCGGCATCGGCGTGTATCCGATGGATGGCGCGAGCGTAGATGAGGTGATCGACGCAGCCGATCGCTCGATGTACGAGCAGAAGCAACGCCACGCGGCGATGGCCGGACGCGCAGGCGGCCTCGGCGATTACCGCGTACTGACGAATAGCGATGTCCTTATGGAGGGTGATCGAAGTGAACCGATACTATAA
- a CDS encoding cytochrome c, producing MNRYYKLGLVAAALTLTLAACAKSSTSETSSSAATTAVPMASASAGAMTAANGAMASDGAKVYQTNCSSCHQATGEGVPSTFPPLAGNATVVGDATKVIHIVKYGLKGQIVAKGVTYNGEMPAWGTQLSDADIAAAVTYIRSSWGNKAGAVTTAEVKAVAQ from the coding sequence GTGAACCGATACTATAAGCTGGGCCTTGTGGCTGCTGCGCTCACGCTGACACTTGCTGCGTGCGCCAAATCATCGACTTCCGAAACGTCGAGCTCGGCCGCGACCACCGCGGTACCGATGGCCTCGGCAAGCGCCGGTGCCATGACGGCCGCCAACGGTGCCATGGCGAGCGACGGAGCCAAGGTGTACCAGACGAACTGTTCGAGCTGTCACCAGGCCACCGGCGAGGGCGTTCCCTCGACGTTTCCTCCGCTGGCCGGAAACGCAACCGTGGTCGGCGACGCCACGAAGGTGATCCACATCGTGAAATACGGCCTGAAGGGCCAGATCGTCGCGAAGGGAGTAACCTATAACGGCGAGATGCCCGCGTGGGGGACGCAGCTCTCCGACGCCGATATCGCCGCGGCGGTCACCTATATTCGCTCGAGTTGGGGCAACAAGGCCGGCGCAGTAACCACCGCTGAAGTGAAGGCGGTCGCGCAGTAG
- the ygiD gene encoding 4,5-DOPA dioxygenase extradiol, with the protein MTERMPVVFFGHGNPLNALDDNDYTRGWQAIGQSTPRPRAILAVSAHWYLPGTHVTAMDTPRTIHDFGGFPPELYRVQYPAPGSPALAERVRGLLAPTPAGLDFAWGLDHGTWSVLVHAFPNADIPVVQLSLDETLDARAHYRLAQRLAPLRDEGVLVVGSGNLVHNLHTFAWGRHSVAPFDWAVRFEAYAREAMLLGNDEPLVDYESLGEDALLCAPTPEHYLPLLYVLAMRAPNDPIAFPVEGVDGGSISMLSVKIG; encoded by the coding sequence ATGACGGAACGCATGCCGGTCGTCTTTTTCGGCCACGGAAACCCGCTCAATGCATTAGACGACAACGACTACACGCGCGGTTGGCAAGCGATCGGGCAGAGCACCCCGCGACCGCGCGCGATCCTGGCGGTCTCCGCCCATTGGTACCTCCCGGGAACGCACGTTACCGCGATGGATACTCCACGCACGATTCACGATTTCGGCGGTTTTCCGCCCGAACTCTATCGCGTGCAATATCCGGCGCCGGGCTCGCCCGCGCTTGCGGAGCGCGTGCGCGGTCTCCTGGCTCCGACGCCGGCCGGGCTGGATTTCGCATGGGGTCTCGATCACGGGACGTGGTCGGTACTCGTGCACGCCTTCCCGAACGCCGATATCCCCGTCGTGCAACTGAGCCTCGACGAAACGCTCGACGCGCGAGCCCATTATCGGCTGGCGCAACGCCTTGCGCCGCTACGCGATGAGGGCGTGCTCGTCGTGGGAAGCGGAAATTTGGTTCACAACCTTCACACGTTCGCGTGGGGTCGCCACAGCGTCGCACCCTTCGACTGGGCGGTACGTTTCGAAGCCTATGCGCGCGAAGCGATGCTGCTTGGTAACGACGAACCGCTCGTCGACTACGAGTCCCTCGGAGAGGACGCGCTCCTGTGCGCGCCCACCCCCGAGCACTATCTCCCGCTACTCTACGTCCTGGCGATGCGCGCGCCGAACGATCCGATCGCGTTCCCGGTCGAAGGCGTCGACGGCGGCTCGATCTCGATGCTCAGCGTGAAAATCGGCTGA
- a CDS encoding VIT1/CCC1 transporter family protein, which translates to MRALHPHIERHFTASEAVRDVVIGMSDGLTVPFALAAGISGAFAQSHFVVTAGVAELAAGGIAMGLGGYLAARTEREHYQNELRRERDEVERIPDHERGEVIEIFEGYGLRGDALERVVDAITADPERWIDFMMRFELGLEAPDPKRARSAAAIIGGSYVIGGLVPLLPYMLIADTGRAFVVSAIITMLALAIFGVVKGRFTGVAPLKAGFQTLAIGGAAAIAAYALAKWIA; encoded by the coding sequence ATGCGCGCCCTACACCCTCACATCGAGCGGCACTTTACCGCCTCGGAAGCCGTTCGCGACGTCGTCATCGGAATGTCGGATGGGTTGACCGTTCCCTTTGCACTGGCGGCCGGCATCTCGGGTGCTTTTGCGCAATCGCATTTCGTCGTTACGGCGGGCGTGGCGGAATTGGCCGCGGGCGGAATTGCAATGGGCCTGGGTGGTTATCTGGCGGCTCGCACCGAGCGCGAGCACTATCAGAACGAACTGCGGCGCGAACGCGACGAAGTCGAACGCATTCCCGATCACGAACGCGGCGAAGTGATCGAAATCTTCGAGGGATACGGGCTACGCGGCGATGCGCTCGAGCGTGTGGTCGATGCGATTACGGCGGACCCCGAGCGATGGATCGATTTTATGATGCGTTTCGAATTGGGATTGGAGGCACCCGATCCGAAGCGCGCGCGGAGCGCGGCGGCGATCATCGGCGGATCGTACGTTATCGGCGGTCTCGTTCCACTGTTACCGTACATGTTGATTGCCGATACCGGTCGCGCGTTCGTCGTGTCGGCGATCATCACGATGCTGGCGTTAGCAATCTTCGGCGTGGTAAAAGGGCGCTTCACGGGAGTCGCTCCGCTTAAAGCGGGCTTCCAGACGCTCGCCATCGGCGGCGCTGCGGCTATTGCGGCTTACGCGCTCGCCAAATGGATCGCGTAG
- a CDS encoding winged helix-turn-helix domain-containing protein, translating into MTQIGELVLDAAAHRVYVDGVTVQLTPAEFRILAALCESPGQVFTRSQLLDRLSDGGSIYERTLDRHINNLRKKIEPNPRDPQYVQTVYGVGYRVRRP; encoded by the coding sequence ATGACGCAAATCGGCGAGCTCGTTCTCGATGCTGCCGCGCATCGCGTATATGTCGACGGCGTTACGGTTCAGCTGACGCCGGCGGAGTTTCGGATTCTCGCCGCGCTTTGCGAGAGTCCCGGGCAAGTCTTTACGCGCTCGCAGTTGCTCGACCGGTTAAGTGACGGCGGATCGATTTACGAGCGAACGCTGGACCGGCACATCAATAACTTACGCAAGAAAATCGAACCGAACCCGCGCGACCCGCAGTACGTGCAAACGGTGTACGGAGTCGGCTACCGCGTCAGGCGGCCCTAG
- a CDS encoding transcriptional repressor, producing MNPSAPHAPLSKSHRLVYEIVQEQGIGRHLAMADLFALAQSRQPRIGFTTVYRAVTKLRDLGLVSEITPHGAERAYYEPAGPAHAHFRCDRCGDVQDVDFSIPATVTTALAAQIGGAIANATVHFRGRCAACSRLEDSA from the coding sequence ATGAACCCCTCCGCTCCCCACGCCCCCCTCTCCAAAAGCCACCGCCTGGTCTATGAAATCGTTCAGGAGCAGGGGATCGGGCGGCACCTCGCCATGGCCGATCTCTTCGCGCTAGCCCAATCCAGGCAGCCGCGGATCGGTTTCACGACCGTCTACCGGGCCGTCACCAAGCTTCGCGACCTCGGGCTGGTCTCGGAGATTACGCCACACGGAGCGGAGCGCGCCTATTACGAGCCGGCGGGACCCGCACACGCACACTTCCGCTGCGACCGATGCGGCGACGTACAGGACGTCGATTTCTCGATTCCGGCCACCGTCACCACCGCACTAGCGGCACAGATCGGCGGCGCGATCGCGAACGCTACCGTGCACTTCCGGGGACGCTGCGCCGCGTGTTCGCGCCTGGAAGATTCGGCCTAG
- a CDS encoding PadR family transcriptional regulator — MSARSKGPAEEVIRGPIKSKTVFPVLILHLLATEPDHGSGLMQRIESLCHGLLAVNTNTIYPLLRRLEERGFIVGEWEHPTKRSRRYYRITDDGRARLDRIKTGMLPYLDMLAGSIARLRRELYDADATAQPRTSGTLRANGVTSTATSALA; from the coding sequence ATGAGCGCTCGTAGTAAGGGACCAGCCGAAGAGGTCATCCGGGGGCCGATCAAGTCCAAAACGGTCTTCCCCGTCCTGATTCTCCACCTGCTGGCCACGGAACCCGACCATGGGTCCGGCTTGATGCAACGCATCGAGTCTCTCTGCCACGGGCTATTGGCCGTGAATACCAACACGATCTACCCGCTGTTGCGGCGATTAGAGGAACGCGGGTTTATCGTCGGCGAGTGGGAGCATCCAACCAAGCGCTCCCGGCGGTATTACCGCATCACCGACGACGGACGCGCTCGCCTCGACCGCATCAAAACTGGAATGTTGCCCTACCTTGACATGCTCGCCGGATCGATCGCTCGGCTTCGCCGCGAGCTCTACGACGCCGACGCGACAGCACAACCGCGCACGAGCGGAACGCTGCGCGCCAACGGCGTCACCTCCACTGCAACGTCTGCGCTAGCCTAG